In Nocardia sp. NBC_00403, the DNA window CAGCCAAGGCGGAGACCGGCAAGCCGTCGATCATCGTGTTGCGCACCATCATCGGCTACCCGGCCCCCACCAAGATGAACACCGGCGCCGCGCACGGTGCCGCACTCGGCGCCGACGAGGTGGCCGCCACCAAGAAGATTCTCGGCTTCGACCCGGAGCAGAGCTTCGAGGTCGCCGCCGAGGTCATCGCGCACACCCGTGCGGTCGCCGCGCGCGGCAAGGAGGCCCACCAGGCCTGGCAGCAGCAGTTCGACGCGTGGGCGCAGGCCAACCCCGAGAACAAGGCGCTGTTCGACCGGCTCGCCGAGCGCAGGCTGCCGGCGGGCTGGACCGCGAATCTGCCGACCTACGAGGCCGATCCGAAGGGCATGGCCACCCGCAAGGCGTCCGGCAAGGTGCTCGCCGCGCTGGCCCCGGTGCTGCCCGAACTGTGGGGTGGCTCGGCCGACCTCGCCGAGTCCAACAACACCACCATGCCCGACACCCCGAGCTTCGGCCCCGAGTCGATCTCGACCGGGATGTGGAAGGCCAACCCGTACGGTCGCACGCTGCACTTCGGTGTTCGTGAGCACGCGATGGGCTCGATCCTCAACGGCATCGCGCTGCACGGCCCGACTCGTCCGTACGGCGGCACCTTCCTGGTGTTCAGCGACTACATGCGCCCCGCAGTACGGCTGGCCGCGCTGATGCGGATACCCGTCACCTACGTGTGGACCCACGACTCCATCGGTCTCGGTGAGGACGGCCCGACGCACCAGCCGATCGAGCACCTCGCCGCACTGCGCGCCATCCCCGGCCTGAACGTGGTCCGCCCCGGCGACGCCAACGAGACCACTTACGCCTGGCGCACCATCCTCGAGCGCGACAGCAGCGAGCACACCTCGCACTTCTCGGTGTCCGAGCTGCCGCACCAGGACGGCCCGTCCGCTCTGGCGTTGACCCGCCAGGACCTGCCGATCCAAGAGGGCACCAGCTACGAGGGCGTCCGCAAGGGCGGTTACATTCTCGCCGAGGCGTCCACCGGAACCCCGCAGGTGATCCTGATCGCCACCGGTTCGGAGCTGCAGCTCGCCGTGGAGGCCCGCACTACGCTGGAGGCGCAGGGCATCGGAACCCGCGTGGTCTCCATGCCGTGTGTGGAGTGGTTCGACGCGCAGGACAAGGCCTACCGGGATGAGGTGCTCCCGCCCGCGGTCACCGCTCGGGTTGCCGTCGAGGCCGGTATCGCGATGCCGTGGTACCGGTTCACCGGTGACGCGGGTGAGATCGTGTCGATCGAGCACTTCGGCGCCTCGGCCGATCACAAGACCCTGTTCCGCGAGTTCGGCTTCACCACCGACAATGTCGTTGCCGCCGCGCAGCGCACGCTCGAGAACGTGAAGGGATAAGCGCTCATGGCACAGAACGAAAACACTGCAGCTCTTTCTGCGGCCGGTGTCTCGGTGTGGCTCGACGATCTGTCCAGGGACCGGATCCAGTCCGGCAACCTTGCCGAACTGATCGCCACCCGCAATGTCGTCGGCGTCACCACCAACCCGACGATCTTCCAGGGTGCGCTCAGCCAGGGCCACTCCTACGACGGCCAGCTCAAAGAGCTTGCCGCCCAAGGCGCGGACGCCGACGCCGCGATCCGCACCATCACCACCGACGATGTTCGCGCCGCCTGCGACGTGTTCGCGGAGGTGTTTGCGGCATCCGGCGGTGTCGACGGACGGGTCTCCATCGAGGTCGATCCCCGGCTGGCGTTCGACGCGGAGAAAACGACGGCCCAGGCCGTCGAGCTGTGGAAGATCGTCGACCGGCCGAACCTGTTCATCAAGATCCCGGCTACCGAAGCGGGCCTGCCCGCCATCTCCGCGGTGATCGCCGAAGGCATCAGCGTGAACGTGACGCTGATCTTCTCCGTCCAGCGCTACCGCGCGGTGATGGGCGCCTATCTCGACGGCCTGGGCAAGGCCAAGTTCGCGGGCCACGACCCGGCCAAGATCCATTCGGTCGCGTCGTTCTTCGTGTCCCGGGTGGACACCGAGATCGACAAGCGCCTCGAAGCGATCGGCACTCCGGAGGCACTGGAGCTGCGCGGCAAAGCAGGCATCGCCAACGCCCGCCTCGCCTATGCCGAATACCAGGACGTGTTCGACGGCGGCGCGCACACCTCGACCTACACGCACCTGGCCGCGTCGGCAGGCGCGAATCGGCAACGGCCGCTGTGGGCCTCGACCGGTGTGAAGAACCCGGAGTACTCCGACACCATGTATGTCACCGAACTGGTGGGACCGAACACGGTGAACACGCTGCCGGAGAAGACCCTCGAAGCGGTCGCCGACCACGGCGAGATCCGCGGCATTACCCTCAGCGGGACCGCCGCGGCCGCCAAGGAGGTCTTCGACAAGCTCGTCGCGGTCGGCATCGACCTCGACGACGTGTTCGCGGTGTTGGAGCGCGAAGGCGTCGACAAGTTCGAGAAGTCTTGGGCGGAGCTGCTTTCCGCCACCACCGAGGAGTTGAACGCCGCTGTGCCCGATACGGCCGGCACCGGAAGCAACTGATCGGGATGGCCGGCACAGCGGCAGGAAAAACGGCAGCGGCCGTCTGGAAGAACCCGCTTCGCGACGAACGGGACAAGCGCGTCCCCCGCATCGCGGGACCGTGCAGCATGGTCATCTTCGGTGTCACCGGTGACCTGTCCCGTAAGAAACTGATGCCGGCCATCTACGACCTCGCGAACCGGGGGCTGCTGCCCCCGGGTTTCGCGCTGGTCGGCTTTGCGCGGCGGGACTATGCGGACGAGGATTTCGCCCAGGTCGTCCTCGACGCGGTGAAAGCACACGCGCGCACGCCCTTCCGCCAGGAGGTCTGGGACCACCTGGCCGAGGGAATCCGGTTCGTACGGGGCACCTTCGACGACGACACGGCCTTCGCGACGCTCGCCGATACCCTCGCGAAGCTGGACAAGGATCGTGGCACCGGCGGCAATCACGCCTTCTACCTCTCGATTCCGCCGAACATGTTCCCGGTCGTGCTGGATCAGCTCTCCGAACACGGGCTTGCCAAGCCGTCCACCACCGACGCCAACGGCCGCAAGCCATGGCGTCGCGTGGTGATCGAGAAGCCCTTCGGGCACGATCTGGAGAGCGCTCAGGAGCTCAACGCACTGGTGAACGGAGTCTTCCCGGAAGAGACGGTGTTCCGGATCGACCACTACCTAGGCAAGGAGACAGTGCAGAACATCCTGGCACTGCGCTTCGCCAACCAGCTCTACGATCCGATCTGGAATGCCAACTACGTCGACCATGTCCAGATCACCATGGCCGAGGACATCGGATTGGGTGGCCGCGCAGGCTATTACGACGGCATCGGCGCCGCGCGCGACGTGATCCAGAACCATCTGCTCCAACTGCTCGCGCTGACCGCGATGGAGGAGCCGATCAGCTTCCAGCCCGACCAGTTGCAGACCGAGAAGATCAAGGTGCTCTCGGCTACGAAGCTGGTCGAGCCGCTCGACGAGACCACGGCACGCGGGCAGTACGCCGCGGGCTGGCAGGGCGGCGAGCAGGTCGTCGGTCTGCTCGACGAGGAGGGATTCGACCCGCAATCGCGCACCGAGACCTACGCCGCGATCACCCTGGAGGTCGACACCCGGCGCTGGGCGGGCGTGCCGTTCTATCTGCGCACCGGAAAACGCTTGGGCCGCAGGGTCACCGAGATCGCGGTGGTATTCAAGCGGGCGCCGCACCTGCCGTTCGACCAGACGATGACCGAGGAGCTCGGCCAGAACGCCCTGGTCATCCGGGTACAGCCGGATGAGGGCATCACCACCCGATTCGGTTCGAAGGTGCCGGGGTCGGGGATGGAAGTGCGCGACGTCAATATGGATTTCAGCTACGGCGAGGCGTTCACCGAGTCCTCCCCCGAAGCCTACGAACGTCTGATCCTCGACGTGCTGCTCGGGGTGCCGTCCTTGTTCCCGGTGAACGCGGAGGTCGAATTGTCCTGGCGCATTCTGGATCCGGTGCTCGAGCACTGGGCCACCGACGGTAAACCGGAACCGTACGAGGCAGGCACCTGGGGTCCGTCGTCGGCCGACGAGATACTCGCCCGCACCGGGCGCGAATGGCGGCGGCCATGATCGTCGACATGCCGGAGACCACGACATCCGAAGTCACCAAACGCCTGGTGAGCCTGCGGGAAAGCAACGGCGTGATCACCATGGGCCGAGTACTGACCCTGGTCGTGTGCACGCTGGACAGCTCGGAAGCCGAAGACGCCATCGACGCCGCCAACGACGCCAGCCGCGAACACCCGTGCCGGGTGGTCGTTTTGGCCCGTGGCGATCGCGAAGCCGAGACCCGCCTCGACGCCCAGATCCGCGTGGGCGGTGACGCGGGCGCGGCCGAGGTGATCGTGCTGCGGCTGCAAGGCGAGCTGATCAATCATGAGAGCAGCGTCGTCATCCCGTTCCTGCTCCCGGATACCCCTGTGGTCGCCTGGTGGCCGCGCGGCGCACCGGAGTTCCCCTCCAAGGATTCGGTGGGGCGCTTGGCGACCCGTCGCATCACCGATGCGACCTTCGCGCCCGACCCGCAGGAGACGATCAAGAAGCGGCGCGATTCCTACGCCACCGGCGATACCGATCTGGCGTGGAGCCGGATCACCTACTGGCGGGCGCTGCTCGCGGCCACCATGGACGAACCGCCCTACGAACCGGTCGAATCGGTGACAGTGTCCGGGCTGCGCGAAGAGCCCGCGCTGGACATGCTCGCCGGCTGGCTGGCCGCACGTTTGGGCTGCCCGGTGCGTCGCCGCACGGGTGAGCTGCGGGTGGAGGTGCATCGGCCGTCGGAGTCGATCGCCATCGCACGGCCGCAGACCGGCCGCACCGCGACGCTCATCCGCACCGGCGACCCGGTGCAGCGAATCGCTTTGGCCCGCAGGGAAACTCGCGACTGTCTCGCGGAGGAACTGCGTCGGCTCGATGCCGACGAGATCTATGCCGAGGCGCTCGCCGGAATCGAGAAGGTGACCTATGAGTGAGCGTATCTCGGCCGAATCTCCTGCCGACACCGTCGAAGTCCATCCCGACACCGAGACGTTGGTGACCGCGGCGGCGACCACGTTCGTCGACGTCGTGACGGCCGCCCAGGCCGCGCGTGGTTCGGCGTCGGTGGTGCTGACCGGCGGCGGTACCGGCATCGCGCTGCTGGAACTGGTGCGCAAGTCGCCCGGTGCCATCGACTGGTCGAAACTCGATGTGTTCTGGGGCGACGAACGCTTCGTCCCCG includes these proteins:
- the tkt gene encoding transketolase — protein: MSVTDDIRALTQPNYPDDWTDLDTKAVDTVRVLAADAVQNAGNGHPGTAMSLAPLAYTLYQRTMRLDPSDPSWVGRDRFVLSCGHSSVTQYIQLYLAGFGLELDDLKHLRKWGSLTPGHPEFRHTDGVEITTGPLGQGLASAVGMAMAARRERGLFDPDAAPGASPFDHFIYVIASDGDFEEGVTSEASSLAGTQQLGNLVVIYDDNKISIEDDTTIAFTEDVALRYEAYGWHVQTVEGGEDVVAVEAALAAAKAETGKPSIIVLRTIIGYPAPTKMNTGAAHGAALGADEVAATKKILGFDPEQSFEVAAEVIAHTRAVAARGKEAHQAWQQQFDAWAQANPENKALFDRLAERRLPAGWTANLPTYEADPKGMATRKASGKVLAALAPVLPELWGGSADLAESNNTTMPDTPSFGPESISTGMWKANPYGRTLHFGVREHAMGSILNGIALHGPTRPYGGTFLVFSDYMRPAVRLAALMRIPVTYVWTHDSIGLGEDGPTHQPIEHLAALRAIPGLNVVRPGDANETTYAWRTILERDSSEHTSHFSVSELPHQDGPSALALTRQDLPIQEGTSYEGVRKGGYILAEASTGTPQVILIATGSELQLAVEARTTLEAQGIGTRVVSMPCVEWFDAQDKAYRDEVLPPAVTARVAVEAGIAMPWYRFTGDAGEIVSIEHFGASADHKTLFREFGFTTDNVVAAAQRTLENVKG
- the tal gene encoding transaldolase, translated to MAQNENTAALSAAGVSVWLDDLSRDRIQSGNLAELIATRNVVGVTTNPTIFQGALSQGHSYDGQLKELAAQGADADAAIRTITTDDVRAACDVFAEVFAASGGVDGRVSIEVDPRLAFDAEKTTAQAVELWKIVDRPNLFIKIPATEAGLPAISAVIAEGISVNVTLIFSVQRYRAVMGAYLDGLGKAKFAGHDPAKIHSVASFFVSRVDTEIDKRLEAIGTPEALELRGKAGIANARLAYAEYQDVFDGGAHTSTYTHLAASAGANRQRPLWASTGVKNPEYSDTMYVTELVGPNTVNTLPEKTLEAVADHGEIRGITLSGTAAAAKEVFDKLVAVGIDLDDVFAVLEREGVDKFEKSWAELLSATTEELNAAVPDTAGTGSN
- the zwf gene encoding glucose-6-phosphate dehydrogenase gives rise to the protein MAGTAAGKTAAAVWKNPLRDERDKRVPRIAGPCSMVIFGVTGDLSRKKLMPAIYDLANRGLLPPGFALVGFARRDYADEDFAQVVLDAVKAHARTPFRQEVWDHLAEGIRFVRGTFDDDTAFATLADTLAKLDKDRGTGGNHAFYLSIPPNMFPVVLDQLSEHGLAKPSTTDANGRKPWRRVVIEKPFGHDLESAQELNALVNGVFPEETVFRIDHYLGKETVQNILALRFANQLYDPIWNANYVDHVQITMAEDIGLGGRAGYYDGIGAARDVIQNHLLQLLALTAMEEPISFQPDQLQTEKIKVLSATKLVEPLDETTARGQYAAGWQGGEQVVGLLDEEGFDPQSRTETYAAITLEVDTRRWAGVPFYLRTGKRLGRRVTEIAVVFKRAPHLPFDQTMTEELGQNALVIRVQPDEGITTRFGSKVPGSGMEVRDVNMDFSYGEAFTESSPEAYERLILDVLLGVPSLFPVNAEVELSWRILDPVLEHWATDGKPEPYEAGTWGPSSADEILARTGREWRRP
- the opcA gene encoding glucose-6-phosphate dehydrogenase assembly protein OpcA, with the translated sequence MIVDMPETTTSEVTKRLVSLRESNGVITMGRVLTLVVCTLDSSEAEDAIDAANDASREHPCRVVVLARGDREAETRLDAQIRVGGDAGAAEVIVLRLQGELINHESSVVIPFLLPDTPVVAWWPRGAPEFPSKDSVGRLATRRITDATFAPDPQETIKKRRDSYATGDTDLAWSRITYWRALLAATMDEPPYEPVESVTVSGLREEPALDMLAGWLAARLGCPVRRRTGELRVEVHRPSESIAIARPQTGRTATLIRTGDPVQRIALARRETRDCLAEELRRLDADEIYAEALAGIEKVTYE